A stretch of the Zonotrichia albicollis isolate bZonAlb1 chromosome 29, bZonAlb1.hap1, whole genome shotgun sequence genome encodes the following:
- the LOC141725322 gene encoding la-related protein 6-like, translated as MSSRGPGAALGLGSQPSCSPLVPAPRNSPLVRPLCAPWSCSLALLGHEEPVENSTRSRCKPGVALLERSCPGPDPQLLRRIVAQVEFYLSDENLARDAFLLKHVQKNKMGFVSIKLLTSFKKVKYLTRDWRLTLYALKFSALLEVNKEGTKVRRRLPIPEHLLSVPPSKLLLAWELQPREQDLPLQKTFLDTITRMFSPFGAIASIRLLRPGRKLPSDVRRYSARFPELLSRCCALVEYESLESARSAADSLGQGDWHGGIRVVRLCGKGGKKKFSEERAAWKVPPPAALGIPRSPREGSLPCSAPQPGDAAGSLSFLLDQELLAPAWPGGDFTPGRSSSFPGSLLPELGVGTESCPGGAAGSWTPWSSGLCPKNSLSDAQGVSKPLSLWDGVLPLPRSPEGTQSFGREELVLRR; from the exons ATGTCCTCCCGTGGCCCTGGAGCGGCCCTGGGGCTCggttcccagcccagctgcagcccccTGGTGCCTGCACCAAGGAATTCCCCCCTGGTTCGGCCTCTCTGTgccccctggagctgctcccttgCCCTGCTCGGCCATGAGGAGCCCGTGGAGAACAGCACCAG gagccgCTGCAAGCCGGGGGTGGCGCTGCTGGAGCGCTCCTGCCCCGGCCCCGACCCGCAGCTGCTGCGCAGGATCGTGGCGCAGGTGGAGTTCTACCTGTCCGATGAGAACCTGGCCAGGGACGCCTTCCTGCTCAAACACGTGCAGAAGAACAAGATGGGCTTTGTCAGCATCAAACTGCTGACATCCTTCAAGAAG gtgaAATACCTGACCCGGGACTGGCGCCTCACCCTCTACGCCCTCAAGTTCTCGGCGCTGCTGGAGGTGAACAAGGAGGGCACCAAAGTGCGGCGGCGCCTCCCCATCCCCGAGCACCTGCTGAGCGTCCCCCCGAGCaagctgctgctggcctgggagctgcagccgcGGGAGCAGGACCTGCCCCTGCAGAAAACCTTCCTGGACACCATCACCAGGATGTTCAGCCCCTTCGGAGCCATCGCCTCCATCCGCCTGCTGCGGCCGGGCCGCAAGCTGCCCTCGGACGTGCGCAG GTACTCGGCGCGGTTCCCGGAGCTGCTGAGCCgctgctgtgccctggtggAGTACGAGAGCCTGGAGAGCGCCCGCAGCGCCGCTGACAGCCTCGGGCAGGGCGACTGGCACGGCGGCATCAGGGTGGTGCGGCTGTGCGGGAAGGGAGGCAAGAAGAAATTCAGCGAGGAGAGAGCGGCTTGGAAGGTGCCACCACCGGCGGCCCTGGGcatcccccgcagccccagggaggggtccctgccctgcagcgcTCCCCAGCCCGGTGATGCTGCAGGGTCGCTGTCCTTCCTCCtggaccaggagctgctggcaccggCCTGGCCTGGCGGCGATTTCACACCGGGCCGTTCCAGCAGCTTCCCCGGCTCGCTCCTCCCTGAGCTCGGGGTGGGCACTGAGAGCTGCCCCGGGGGTGCAGCGGGGTCCTGGACACCCTGGAGCAGCGGGCTCtgtcccaaaaattccctcagtGATGCTCAGGGGGTGTCCAAGCCCCTCAGCCTGTGGGATGGGGTCCTGCCCTTGCCCCGCAGCCCTGAGGGCACCCAGAGCTTTGGGAGAGAAGAGCTTGTCCTGCGGCGCTGA